In the Longimicrobiales bacterium genome, one interval contains:
- a CDS encoding alpha/beta fold hydrolase translates to MRVVFSVIIAAMVGVGSMSVRTEPEEALLLVPVLLVPGWFDTDRDLAALKIRLVASGWAGKDIETMGFRSPTGSNRVHAEEIAAAVTDLRKRTGADKVDIVAHSMGGLATRWYLLHQQDAPVRRVAFIASPHRGTYSAYLSWGEGRLEMKPESAFLDTLNAATAVPLGTQAITVWTPLDTRIIPVESAKLVGFPDYRVCCPTHAGLLRDTQVFQIIRRFLEDGYEKQR, encoded by the coding sequence ATGCGCGTCGTGTTTTCGGTGATTATTGCGGCGATGGTCGGAGTTGGTTCGATGAGTGTTCGGACCGAGCCCGAAGAAGCGCTCCTTCTTGTACCGGTTCTCCTCGTCCCTGGCTGGTTCGACACTGATCGTGATCTCGCCGCTCTGAAGATCCGATTGGTGGCATCTGGGTGGGCGGGGAAAGACATAGAGACGATGGGCTTCCGCAGCCCCACAGGAAGCAACCGAGTTCATGCGGAGGAGATCGCGGCTGCCGTCACAGATCTTCGGAAGCGGACGGGTGCCGACAAGGTGGATATCGTGGCGCACTCGATGGGGGGCTTGGCAACGAGGTGGTACCTCCTCCACCAACAGGACGCACCCGTCCGGCGAGTGGCGTTTATCGCGTCCCCCCACCGGGGCACTTACAGCGCCTATCTGTCCTGGGGTGAGGGGCGCCTAGAGATGAAGCCTGAGAGTGCGTTCCTCGACACCCTCAATGCCGCGACCGCGGTTCCTCTGGGCACGCAAGCGATTACCGTGTGGACGCCACTCGACACGCGCATCATCCCGGTTGAGAGCGCGAAGCTTGTGGGTTTTCCGGACTACCGAGTGTGCTGCCCCACGCATGCCGGTCTGCTGAGGGATACTCAAGTTTTCCAGATCATTCGACGATTTCTCGAAGACGGGTACGAGAAGCAGCGATGA
- a CDS encoding aminotransferase class III-fold pyridoxal phosphate-dependent enzyme, with the protein MTVQADHFGSLLPDVRSRPPGPVSRALLERLRAVESRNVTFGDAGWPVFWEEALGSNVRDPDGSVYLDLTSAFGVALLGHAHPAVVGAVQRQAARLMHGMGDVHPPVQKVQLLERLCGLAPWSDTKATLASTGSEAVEIALKTAALATNRPGIVAFEGGYHGLTLGSLATTERTHFRAPFQERLYGGVAFAPFPDFMREGEAGAERALDVVRQALSEGATNGDAVGAVIIEPVQGRAGVRLAPHGFMSALSRIVAESHAVLIADEVFTGLGRCGAALASERVGLRPDVVCVGKALGGGMPISACLARADVMDAWPASDGEAIHTSTFLGHPVACAAALAALETLENEAVVERSRVLGAQLLKSLRSRVEGAAGVVDVRGLGLLIGIEFEEDGYAVRLASAALEMGLLVLPAGDRGQVLELSPPAELSDAQADFALDALERLIRQGV; encoded by the coding sequence GTGACCGTACAGGCCGATCATTTTGGATCGCTCCTGCCCGACGTCCGCTCACGTCCTCCTGGTCCCGTTTCGCGCGCTTTGCTTGAACGCCTCCGGGCAGTTGAATCGCGTAACGTCACGTTCGGAGACGCCGGATGGCCGGTCTTCTGGGAAGAGGCGTTGGGGTCGAACGTCCGTGACCCGGACGGGAGTGTCTATCTCGACCTGACAAGCGCCTTTGGTGTGGCTCTGCTCGGACATGCGCACCCGGCGGTAGTCGGGGCTGTCCAGAGGCAGGCTGCTCGTCTCATGCACGGCATGGGAGATGTGCACCCACCGGTTCAGAAGGTGCAGCTCTTGGAGCGGTTGTGCGGCTTGGCTCCGTGGTCGGACACGAAGGCGACGTTGGCGTCGACTGGCTCCGAGGCGGTTGAGATCGCTTTGAAGACTGCGGCCCTGGCCACGAACCGCCCGGGTATCGTCGCGTTCGAGGGTGGATACCACGGACTTACGCTCGGTTCTCTTGCAACGACCGAGCGAACGCATTTCCGGGCCCCGTTCCAGGAGCGCCTGTATGGGGGGGTGGCCTTCGCCCCATTTCCGGACTTCATGCGCGAAGGTGAGGCCGGGGCTGAGCGCGCACTAGATGTCGTTCGGCAGGCGTTGTCAGAGGGCGCTACGAACGGGGACGCGGTGGGTGCTGTCATCATCGAGCCCGTACAGGGAAGGGCCGGAGTCCGCTTGGCGCCGCACGGGTTTATGTCTGCTCTGTCGCGGATCGTAGCCGAGTCCCACGCGGTGCTTATCGCGGACGAAGTGTTCACGGGCCTCGGCCGGTGTGGCGCGGCTCTGGCTTCCGAGCGGGTGGGCCTTCGGCCTGATGTGGTTTGTGTGGGGAAGGCCCTTGGTGGCGGCATGCCGATCTCCGCGTGCTTGGCTCGTGCGGATGTGATGGATGCCTGGCCAGCGAGCGATGGTGAGGCGATTCATACGAGCACGTTCCTGGGTCATCCCGTCGCGTGTGCCGCCGCTCTGGCTGCCCTGGAGACGCTCGAAAATGAGGCGGTGGTGGAGCGCTCCCGTGTGCTGGGGGCTCAGCTTCTCAAGTCCCTTCGGTCTCGCGTCGAGGGGGCCGCCGGAGTTGTGGACGTCCGCGGCCTTGGCCTTCTCATCGGGATCGAGTTCGAGGAGGACGGCTATGCGGTCCGATTGGCTTCAGCCGCGCTCGAGATGGGCCTTCTGGTATTGCCTGCTGGTGACAGGGGCCAGGTTCTCGAGCTGTCACCCCCCGCAGAGCTCAGTGACGCGCAGGCGGACTTCGCGCTCGACGCACTCGAGCGACTCATTCGTCAGGGGGTCTGA
- a CDS encoding 4a-hydroxytetrahydrobiopterin dehydratase, giving the protein MKLNTESVRGWIKGRKGWRRRSNKLMKAFEFSSFRDSIVFVNRVATLADTHSHHPDIDVRVEKVTITLSTHDAGGITEKDIKLAEQIDFATSTH; this is encoded by the coding sequence ATGAAGCTCAATACAGAATCGGTTCGGGGATGGATTAAGGGCCGGAAGGGCTGGAGGCGACGGTCGAACAAGCTCATGAAGGCCTTCGAGTTCAGTTCGTTCCGGGACTCGATCGTCTTCGTGAATCGGGTAGCAACGCTAGCCGACACACACAGCCATCATCCGGACATCGATGTGCGTGTCGAGAAGGTGACGATCACTCTGTCGACACACGACGCGGGTGGGATTACGGAGAAGGACATCAAGCTGGCAGAGCAGATCGACTTCGCGACTTCGACCCACTAA
- a CDS encoding HAD-IA family hydrolase — MSRDWSAVLFDLDGTLADTVELILRSYRHTMETHLGEAPPDRLFLDTMGKPLPTQIRDFAEDEAQAEAMRQTYVSFQREIHDDMVKPYPGADSVLEELRGRGVKLGVVTSKASGIAARTLEACGLFGHIDFLVCHDEVEKPKPDPESVVRALEYFDLTDRPGDVIFVGDSPFDMQAGRGAGTKTGAALWGPFERDALEAQQPDYWFDEIRSVLETAP; from the coding sequence ATGAGCCGCGATTGGTCCGCCGTACTCTTTGATCTGGACGGTACGCTCGCGGACACCGTTGAGCTGATTCTGCGCAGCTACCGGCACACGATGGAGACACACTTGGGTGAGGCACCTCCGGACCGGCTATTCCTCGACACCATGGGAAAGCCGCTCCCGACGCAGATCAGAGACTTCGCCGAGGACGAGGCGCAGGCTGAAGCTATGCGCCAGACCTATGTCTCGTTCCAGCGGGAGATTCACGACGACATGGTGAAGCCTTATCCCGGGGCTGATTCAGTTTTGGAAGAACTGCGCGGCCGCGGGGTCAAACTCGGCGTGGTAACGAGCAAGGCAAGCGGAATCGCCGCGCGGACGCTCGAAGCGTGCGGCTTGTTTGGGCACATCGATTTCTTGGTGTGTCATGACGAAGTGGAGAAGCCCAAACCCGATCCCGAATCGGTCGTGCGTGCGCTCGAGTACTTCGACCTCACGGATCGCCCGGGGGACGTGATCTTCGTGGGAGACTCTCCCTTCGACATGCAGGCCGGACGTGGTGCGGGCACGAAGACAGGGGCCGCACTTTGGGGCCCGTTCGAACGAGATGCGCTCGAGGCACAGCAGCCGGACTATTGGTTCGATGAGATCAGGAGCGTTTTGGAGACCGCTCCCTAA